A region from the Pirellulales bacterium genome encodes:
- the treS gene encoding maltose alpha-D-glucosyltransferase, whose protein sequence is MPLSTILPTSTAGATEPLPKTDSKSGYAPANPLWYKDAVIYQLHVRAFYDSNNDGIGDFPGLTEKLDYLQDLGVTALWLLPFYPSPLRDDGYDIADYLDVNPAYGTLADFKRFVREAHSRGLQVITEMVLNHTSDQHRWFQRARRAKPGSSARDFYVWSDTPEKYKDARIIFKDFEVSNWSWDPVAKAYYWHRFYSHQPDLNFDNPRVHEAMFDVLDFWLRLGVDGVRLDAVPYLYEREGTNCENLPETHEFLKKLRKHVDDRFPGRMLLAEANQWPEDAIAYFGDGDECHTAFHFPVMPRLFMAIQMEDCFPIMDILQQTPPIPENCQWLVFLRNHDELTLEMVTDEERDYMFRVYARDPQARINLGIRRRLAPLLKNNRRTIELMNGLLCSLPGTPVIYYGDEIGMGDNIYLGDRHGVRTPMQWSADRNAGFSRANPQMLYSPVIIDSEYLFGAVNVETEQLNPSSLLWWMKRLIALRQRHPALSRGTYEQLTPENHRVLAFIRHHNDEHILVVANLSRFTQYVELNLQQFAGRRPVELFGQTKFPAIGKLPYLLTLSSHAFNWFDLAPDKADAGQVDGAVLGPATLTVNSRWSEILQGRHKASFESILARELPNRRWFGGKSRPIQSLQVADSVPLDRIASLRQGKGAGNEKEKPNHDGPMLLFLRVEYREGEPEGYLLPITVAWGAEAERFLADRPKSVLVQLQAKNRRGPSHSSEPAPGSEQKGGSPAASGEIGVLFDALEEPQGATMLLDLIANRRRVKGTRGELVGWPAPALDELGGPEPTALVPVPGKAEQSNSSVIFDEKLILKVFRRLQMGVNPELEIGRILGTNGRFANTPRLAGSLEFVIRRQEPVTIGVLQGYAPHTITAWQFTLDFLKRYLEGIMALPAEGRPSAAATPRGSLWELARGEASPLAHQLLGGFLESAMLLGRSTGELHVALANTDEANFAPENFSTLYQRSLYQTSRKLLADSFNALRQRLDVLPVAAAPVARDLLDREKAVLERFRAILKPKIVARRIRCHGDYHLGQVLYTGKDFLIIDFEGEPHRPLAARRMKRSGLLDVAGMIRSFHYAAAQSAPRLAQMGVTSPDAQMAIKEAAEFWYVWTSSAFLRAYAAAVSTADLLPANPTHIDALFDFHLLERAIYELNYELNNRPDDVETPLRGILELLAPPQSAAAT, encoded by the coding sequence ATGCCACTTAGCACGATCTTACCGACGTCGACCGCCGGCGCTACGGAACCCTTGCCGAAGACCGATTCCAAGTCGGGCTACGCCCCGGCGAATCCGCTTTGGTACAAGGACGCGGTGATTTACCAGCTCCACGTCCGTGCCTTCTACGACAGCAACAACGACGGCATCGGCGATTTTCCGGGATTGACGGAAAAGCTCGACTACTTGCAAGACCTCGGCGTCACGGCACTCTGGCTGTTGCCGTTTTATCCTTCGCCGCTGCGCGACGATGGCTACGACATTGCCGACTATCTCGACGTGAACCCAGCCTACGGCACCCTGGCGGATTTCAAGCGGTTCGTGCGCGAAGCGCATAGCCGCGGCCTGCAAGTGATCACCGAGATGGTGCTCAACCACACTTCGGACCAGCATCGTTGGTTTCAGCGAGCCCGCCGGGCTAAGCCGGGCAGCTCCGCCCGCGATTTCTACGTTTGGAGCGACACGCCGGAAAAGTACAAGGACGCGCGGATCATCTTCAAGGATTTCGAGGTCTCGAACTGGTCGTGGGATCCGGTGGCAAAGGCCTACTACTGGCATCGCTTCTACTCGCATCAGCCGGATTTGAATTTCGACAATCCGCGCGTTCACGAGGCGATGTTCGACGTGCTCGATTTTTGGCTCCGCCTCGGTGTGGACGGAGTGCGGCTCGACGCCGTGCCGTATCTCTACGAGCGCGAAGGGACCAACTGCGAAAACTTGCCGGAGACCCACGAGTTTCTCAAAAAACTTCGCAAGCACGTGGACGATCGTTTCCCCGGGCGGATGCTCTTGGCCGAGGCGAACCAATGGCCTGAGGACGCGATCGCCTATTTCGGCGACGGCGACGAATGCCATACGGCCTTCCATTTCCCCGTGATGCCGCGCCTATTCATGGCGATCCAAATGGAAGATTGTTTCCCGATCATGGATATTCTTCAGCAGACGCCGCCGATCCCGGAAAACTGCCAGTGGCTCGTCTTCCTGCGCAACCACGACGAGCTGACGCTCGAAATGGTCACCGACGAAGAGCGCGACTATATGTTCCGCGTTTACGCCCGCGATCCGCAGGCCCGGATCAATCTCGGCATCCGCCGCCGATTGGCGCCGTTGCTAAAGAATAATCGCCGCACGATCGAGCTGATGAACGGACTGCTTTGCTCGCTGCCCGGAACGCCGGTGATCTATTACGGCGACGAGATCGGCATGGGAGACAACATTTATCTCGGCGATCGCCACGGCGTGCGAACCCCGATGCAATGGAGCGCCGATCGCAACGCCGGCTTCTCGCGGGCCAATCCGCAGATGCTTTATTCGCCGGTGATCATCGATTCGGAATACTTATTCGGCGCCGTGAATGTCGAGACGGAGCAGCTCAATCCGTCTTCGCTCCTCTGGTGGATGAAGCGGTTGATCGCCCTGCGGCAGCGCCATCCGGCCCTGAGCCGTGGCACCTACGAGCAGTTGACCCCCGAAAACCATCGCGTCCTGGCGTTCATCCGCCACCACAACGACGAGCACATCCTGGTGGTCGCCAACCTCTCGCGATTCACGCAGTATGTCGAGTTGAACCTTCAGCAATTCGCCGGTCGTCGTCCGGTCGAACTTTTCGGCCAAACCAAGTTTCCCGCGATCGGCAAACTACCGTATTTGCTTACGCTCTCGTCGCACGCCTTCAATTGGTTCGATCTGGCGCCGGACAAAGCCGATGCGGGCCAGGTCGATGGCGCGGTCCTCGGCCCGGCAACGTTGACCGTCAACTCGCGCTGGTCCGAAATCTTGCAGGGGCGGCACAAGGCAAGCTTCGAATCGATTCTGGCCCGCGAGCTGCCGAATCGGCGCTGGTTCGGCGGCAAGTCGCGGCCGATCCAGTCGCTGCAAGTGGCCGACAGCGTTCCGCTCGATCGGATTGCGTCTCTGCGGCAGGGGAAAGGCGCCGGCAATGAGAAGGAAAAACCCAATCACGACGGCCCGATGCTGCTGTTCTTGCGCGTCGAGTATCGCGAAGGGGAACCGGAGGGGTATTTGCTCCCGATCACCGTTGCGTGGGGCGCCGAGGCCGAGCGATTCCTCGCCGATCGGCCGAAATCGGTCCTCGTTCAATTGCAAGCGAAGAACCGCAGGGGACCGTCTCATTCGAGCGAACCTGCGCCGGGATCGGAGCAAAAGGGGGGATCCCCTGCGGCGTCCGGCGAGATTGGAGTGTTGTTCGACGCCCTGGAGGAACCGCAAGGCGCGACGATGCTCTTGGACCTTATCGCCAATCGTCGCCGCGTGAAAGGAACTCGCGGCGAATTGGTCGGTTGGCCTGCCCCAGCGCTCGACGAACTGGGTGGCCCCGAGCCGACGGCCCTCGTACCGGTTCCCGGCAAGGCAGAGCAGAGCAACAGCTCGGTGATCTTCGACGAGAAGCTGATCCTCAAGGTCTTCCGCCGCCTCCAAATGGGCGTGAATCCGGAATTGGAAATCGGCCGGATTCTCGGCACGAACGGCCGCTTCGCGAACACGCCGCGGTTGGCCGGATCGCTTGAATTCGTGATCCGGCGGCAAGAGCCGGTCACGATCGGCGTGTTGCAAGGCTATGCGCCGCACACGATCACGGCCTGGCAATTCACGCTCGATTTCTTGAAGCGTTATCTGGAAGGAATCATGGCGCTGCCGGCCGAAGGCCGCCCATCCGCCGCCGCCACGCCGCGCGGCTCGCTCTGGGAGCTGGCCCGGGGCGAGGCCTCGCCGTTGGCCCACCAACTGCTCGGCGGTTTCCTCGAATCCGCCATGCTCCTGGGCCGAAGCACCGGCGAGCTGCACGTCGCGCTGGCGAACACCGACGAGGCAAATTTCGCCCCCGAGAATTTCTCAACTCTCTATCAGCGTTCACTGTATCAAACGTCGCGCAAGCTGCTGGCCGACTCCTTCAACGCTTTGCGGCAACGCCTGGATGTGCTGCCGGTGGCTGCCGCACCGGTCGCCCGCGACCTTCTCGACCGCGAGAAGGCGGTGCTCGAGCGGTTCCGCGCGATCCTCAAGCCGAAAATTGTCGCCCGCCGAATCCGCTGCCACGGCGACTATCATCTCGGTCAGGTGCTGTACACAGGCAAGGACTTCTTGATCATCGACTTCGAGGGCGAGCCGCATCGGCCGCTCGCCGCGCGGCGGATGAAGCGCTCGGGCCTCTTGGACGTCGCGGGCATGATCCGCTCATTCCACTACGCGGCCGCTCAATCCGCGCCGAGGCTGGCCCAAATGGGCGTGACCAGCCCCGACGCTCAAATGGCCATCAAGGAAGCAGCCGAGTTTTGGTACGTCTGGACCAGTTCCGCCTTCCTGCGGGCCTACGCCGCCGCCGTCTCGACCGCCGATCTGCTCCCCGCCAATCCCACCCACATCGACGCCCTCTTCGACTTCCATCTACTCGAGCGCGCGATCTACGAACTCAACTACGAACTCAACAACCGCCCGGATGACGTAGAAACGCCGCTGCGCGGGATTCTGGAACTGCTCGCGCCGCCGCAATCCGCCGCGGCGACTTAG
- the treZ gene encoding malto-oligosyltrehalose trehalohydrolase, producing the protein MSQPPALSRRLPIGAEIQPSGGVHFRVWAPRRWKVEVTFSSDRQPMDELGRLSVALEPEADGHFSGFARDAAAGTLYGFRLDDGAQPYPDPASRFQPDGPHGLSMVVDPLAYEWSDSDWTGPSRKGQIVYELHIGTFTPEGTFQAAIAKLPQLAELGITLIELMPVAEFDGRFGWGYDGVDLFAPTRLYGMPDDFRRFVDEAHRLRMGVILDVVYNHFGPTGNYLAQFSTEYTSKRHHTDWGEGINFDAAHCGPVREFFISNARYWIDEFHVDGLRLDAVHAILDDSPEHILAAIGRRVREAARGRKTLVVAENEFQDSRLLRPTELGGYGLDAAWNDDFHHAARVAMTGHAEHYYADYRGKPQELISAVKWGYLYQGQWNGRQQRRRGGSSFGLDAEQFVIFLQNHDQIGNSAHGRRGHELTSPGRYRALTALMLLAPGTPLLFQGQEFCASAPFLFFADHEVDLGKLVREGRHEALKQFRSLSGPDVDECFADPGDPQTFERSKLDWCEREQNVAALTLHRDLLGLRRDDPVFSAQRADRLFGAVLGPEAFALRFFGEAGDDRLLMVNLGRDLEYSPLAEPLVAPPPDCDWRVIWSSEDPRYGGSGTGVLDTKHWYFPGHAALVLGPKPVDTQ; encoded by the coding sequence TTGAGTCAGCCGCCTGCCCTGAGCCGTCGGCTGCCGATCGGGGCGGAGATTCAACCAAGTGGAGGCGTTCATTTTCGAGTCTGGGCGCCGCGACGATGGAAGGTTGAAGTCACTTTCAGTAGTGACCGTCAGCCAATGGATGAGCTTGGGAGATTGTCGGTCGCGCTCGAACCGGAAGCCGACGGTCATTTCTCAGGCTTCGCGCGCGACGCCGCTGCCGGCACGCTGTATGGTTTCCGCTTGGATGACGGGGCGCAGCCCTATCCCGATCCAGCCTCGCGATTTCAGCCCGACGGCCCGCACGGCCTGTCGATGGTGGTCGATCCGCTGGCTTACGAGTGGTCCGACTCCGATTGGACCGGCCCGTCGCGAAAGGGACAAATCGTCTACGAACTGCACATCGGCACGTTCACTCCGGAAGGAACGTTTCAGGCTGCGATTGCGAAACTTCCGCAACTCGCCGAACTCGGCATCACACTCATCGAGTTGATGCCGGTCGCCGAGTTCGACGGGCGATTCGGCTGGGGGTATGACGGCGTCGATCTGTTCGCGCCGACGCGCCTTTATGGCATGCCCGACGATTTTCGCCGCTTCGTCGATGAAGCCCATCGCTTGCGGATGGGTGTGATCCTCGACGTGGTCTATAACCATTTCGGCCCGACCGGGAACTATCTGGCCCAATTCTCGACCGAGTACACCTCGAAGCGGCATCACACCGACTGGGGCGAGGGGATCAATTTCGACGCGGCCCATTGCGGACCCGTCCGCGAGTTTTTCATCTCGAATGCCAGATATTGGATCGACGAGTTTCATGTCGATGGACTGCGGTTGGATGCCGTTCATGCCATCCTCGACGATTCCCCTGAACATATTCTGGCTGCGATTGGCCGGCGGGTGCGCGAGGCCGCCCGCGGGCGGAAGACGCTCGTCGTCGCCGAGAATGAGTTCCAAGACTCGCGGCTGCTGCGGCCAACCGAGCTGGGCGGCTACGGTCTCGATGCTGCGTGGAATGACGATTTTCACCACGCAGCCCGAGTCGCCATGACCGGCCATGCCGAACACTACTATGCGGATTATCGCGGCAAGCCACAAGAGTTGATCTCAGCAGTCAAATGGGGCTACCTTTATCAGGGGCAATGGAATGGGCGGCAGCAGCGGCGGCGCGGCGGCTCGAGCTTCGGCCTCGACGCCGAGCAATTCGTCATCTTTCTGCAGAACCACGATCAGATCGGCAATTCGGCGCACGGGAGGCGCGGCCACGAGTTGACCTCGCCCGGCCGCTACCGCGCGCTCACGGCACTCATGCTGTTGGCCCCCGGCACGCCGTTGTTGTTTCAAGGTCAGGAATTCTGCGCCTCCGCGCCGTTCCTGTTTTTCGCCGACCACGAGGTGGATCTCGGCAAGCTCGTCCGCGAAGGGCGGCACGAAGCGCTGAAGCAATTTCGCAGCCTCAGCGGACCGGACGTCGACGAATGCTTCGCCGATCCCGGCGACCCACAGACCTTCGAGCGCTCGAAGCTGGATTGGTGCGAGCGCGAGCAAAACGTCGCGGCGCTGACGCTGCATCGCGATTTGCTCGGCCTGCGTCGCGACGATCCGGTCTTCTCGGCCCAGCGAGCGGATCGGCTCTTCGGCGCAGTGCTCGGGCCGGAAGCATTTGCACTGCGATTCTTCGGCGAGGCGGGAGACGACCGGCTGCTGATGGTGAATCTGGGGCGCGATCTGGAATACTCGCCGTTGGCCGAGCCGCTCGTGGCGCCGCCGCCCGATTGCGATTGGCGAGTCATTTGGTCGAGCGAAGACCCCCGCTATGGCGGCTCCGGTACCGGCGTACTAGACACAAAGCACTGGTATTTTCCCGGTCATGCGGCACTTGTCCTTGGCCCGAAGCCGGTCGATACGCAATAA
- a CDS encoding cytochrome c3 family protein has protein sequence MPQIFGPEFNTISRVTIFGSAIIVAFLFWVAEILYRSPYATGADTAYVQPVPFSHEHHVGQLGFDCRYCHTSVENSSFAGIPSTKICMNCHSQMWVGSAMLAPVRESYASGRSIPWQRVHNLPQFAYFDHSIHIRKGVGCVTCHGRVNEMPLTWQAGSLQMSWCLECHDRPADYIRPREQVFNMKWEAAVNQAEIGKRLAADYHVQSRIDCSTCHR, from the coding sequence ATGCCGCAGATTTTCGGCCCGGAATTCAACACGATTTCCAGAGTGACGATCTTCGGATCGGCCATCATCGTGGCCTTTTTATTCTGGGTTGCCGAGATCTTGTATCGGTCTCCGTATGCGACCGGCGCGGACACGGCCTATGTCCAGCCGGTGCCATTTAGTCATGAACATCACGTTGGACAGTTGGGATTCGACTGCCGGTACTGCCACACTTCGGTCGAGAACTCCTCGTTCGCCGGCATTCCTTCGACCAAGATTTGCATGAACTGCCATTCGCAGATGTGGGTTGGCAGCGCGATGCTCGCCCCGGTTCGCGAGAGTTATGCCTCGGGCCGATCGATTCCTTGGCAACGCGTACACAACTTGCCGCAATTCGCTTACTTCGATCACAGCATTCACATCCGCAAAGGAGTCGGCTGCGTCACATGCCACGGCCGCGTGAATGAAATGCCGCTCACCTGGCAGGCGGGTTCGTTGCAGATGAGCTGGTGTCTCGAGTGTCACGATCGGCCGGCCGACTACATCCGACCGCGAGAGCAGGTCTTCAACATGAAATGGGAAGCGGCCGTGAATCAGGCCGAGATCGGCAAACGGCTAGCCGCCGACTACCATGTGCAAAGTCGGATCGATTGTTCCACGTGTCATCGCTGA
- a CDS encoding TAT-variant-translocated molybdopterin oxidoreductase: protein MDYAAMREKLAATSGKRFWRCLEELADDPEVETLLLRQFPGQATAWADPLDRRKFLSLLGASLTLAGISGCSVQPPAETIMPYVRSPTKLTPGVSLFFATAVTIGESTTGLLVESHEGRPTKIEGNPDHPASSGATDIFAQAAILDMYDPDRSQTVSSGDQISTWGDAVTAIRAAIEGQRGKHGAGLRFLTPTVTSPTLAGQLDAILKAFPAARWHQYEPASRDARWEGSRLAFGEFVNTIYHFDRADVIFSLDADFLAPPGNLQYVRDFIDRRRVTASASDAKRATMNRLYVAECTPSITGAKADHRWAMRAAEVELFARAVAAKLDPNLKSLAEGMSHPVADAAVEALVRDLRKSGAKSVVVAGDRQPPAVHALAHAMNDALGAVGTTVTFTDPIEFAPTNQMKSLADLATDMAAGFVELLVIVGVNAAYSAPADLEFAKRLAKVPLSVHVGLYRDETAVLCSWHIPKAHFLESWSDARCFDGTATIVQPLIAPLYGGRTPHEVLQLFVVPAEMTGYEIVRDYWRRRWKDANRPEDFETFWETAVHDGFVPDTALSEKKVAIQQDWIRNIGAVNSATTRNGAVSERPLEIVFATDPTIFDGRFANNGWLQELPKPLTKLTWDNAALISPAMAERLGVSAMVSGHGGEHGEVTVDVVELHYAGRKLQAPVWIMPGQPDNSVTVHLGYGRTAAGRIGSGIGFNANLLRTSAAPWFGSGLEIRRTGAQSPLACTQYHHRMEDRDLVRTATLDEFRRDPTFVKESTKSDVAGHGQRTLPTLYAPQEHSYNGYKWGMAIDLNACIGCNACVVACQAENNIPVVGKEQVTRGREMHWIRIDRYYRGKPDNPEYFFQPVNCMQCENAPCELVCPVEATVHSDEGLNDMVYNRCVGTRYCSNNCPYKVRRFNFLQYSDFTTPSLQLLHNPEVTVRSRGVMEKCTYCVQRITQGRIAAEKEDRRVRDGEVLTACQAVCPAHAISFGDLNDQKSEVAAWKARPLEYPLLAELNTVPRTTYLAELRNPNPEIENA, encoded by the coding sequence ATGGATTACGCCGCAATGCGGGAAAAACTGGCCGCGACTTCGGGAAAGCGCTTCTGGCGCTGTCTCGAAGAATTAGCCGACGACCCCGAGGTCGAGACGCTGCTGCTGCGCCAATTTCCAGGGCAGGCAACGGCTTGGGCCGATCCGCTTGACCGCCGAAAGTTCCTGTCGCTATTGGGGGCGTCGCTCACCTTAGCGGGAATCTCGGGCTGTTCCGTGCAGCCCCCGGCGGAAACGATCATGCCCTATGTCCGTTCGCCGACGAAGTTGACGCCGGGCGTTTCCCTCTTTTTCGCCACGGCCGTGACGATCGGCGAATCGACGACCGGCCTGTTGGTCGAAAGTCATGAAGGCCGGCCGACAAAGATCGAAGGGAACCCCGATCATCCGGCCAGCAGCGGCGCCACCGACATCTTCGCGCAAGCGGCGATTTTGGATATGTACGATCCGGATCGCTCGCAGACCGTTTCCTCCGGCGACCAGATCAGCACCTGGGGAGACGCGGTAACGGCAATCCGCGCCGCGATCGAAGGGCAGCGCGGCAAGCACGGCGCCGGCTTGCGGTTCTTGACCCCGACGGTCACCTCGCCGACATTGGCCGGCCAGCTCGACGCAATCCTCAAGGCATTTCCGGCGGCCCGCTGGCATCAATATGAGCCGGCCTCGCGCGATGCGCGCTGGGAGGGCTCGCGCCTGGCGTTTGGCGAATTCGTCAACACGATCTATCATTTCGACCGTGCCGACGTAATCTTCTCGCTCGACGCGGATTTCTTGGCCCCGCCGGGGAATTTGCAGTACGTCCGCGATTTCATCGACCGCCGCCGCGTGACCGCGAGCGCGAGCGACGCCAAGCGAGCCACGATGAATCGACTGTACGTCGCGGAATGCACGCCGAGCATCACCGGGGCGAAGGCCGATCATCGCTGGGCGATGCGGGCCGCGGAGGTGGAACTGTTCGCTCGAGCCGTCGCCGCGAAGCTCGACCCCAATCTGAAGTCGCTCGCGGAAGGAATGTCGCATCCGGTCGCGGACGCCGCGGTCGAGGCACTCGTGCGCGACCTTCGGAAATCGGGGGCGAAGAGCGTCGTCGTGGCCGGCGATCGCCAGCCGCCGGCGGTCCATGCACTGGCGCATGCGATGAACGACGCGCTTGGCGCCGTCGGTACGACCGTGACGTTCACCGATCCGATCGAGTTCGCGCCGACGAATCAAATGAAATCGCTAGCCGATTTGGCGACCGATATGGCCGCCGGTTTCGTCGAGCTGCTAGTGATTGTCGGCGTGAACGCGGCGTACAGTGCTCCGGCCGACTTGGAATTCGCTAAGCGTCTCGCGAAAGTTCCCCTATCGGTCCATGTTGGACTCTATCGAGACGAGACGGCGGTGCTATGCAGTTGGCATATTCCGAAAGCTCATTTCTTGGAGTCGTGGAGTGACGCCCGATGCTTTGATGGCACGGCGACGATCGTGCAGCCGCTCATCGCTCCCCTTTACGGTGGCCGAACGCCGCACGAAGTGCTTCAGCTTTTCGTCGTACCAGCGGAAATGACGGGCTATGAAATTGTCCGCGATTACTGGCGGCGCCGATGGAAGGATGCGAATCGCCCCGAGGATTTCGAGACCTTCTGGGAGACCGCCGTTCACGATGGTTTTGTTCCCGACACCGCGCTCTCAGAGAAAAAGGTTGCGATTCAACAAGATTGGATTCGAAACATCGGGGCAGTGAATTCGGCGACAACGCGAAACGGCGCCGTTTCCGAGCGGCCTCTGGAAATCGTCTTCGCGACCGATCCAACGATCTTCGACGGCCGCTTCGCGAACAACGGTTGGCTGCAAGAATTGCCTAAGCCGCTCACGAAGCTGACCTGGGACAACGCGGCGCTTATCAGTCCGGCAATGGCTGAGCGGCTGGGAGTATCGGCCATGGTGAGCGGGCACGGCGGCGAGCATGGCGAAGTGACCGTCGACGTGGTCGAGTTGCACTACGCCGGTCGCAAGCTGCAAGCGCCCGTCTGGATCATGCCGGGGCAGCCGGACAATTCAGTCACGGTGCATTTAGGCTATGGTCGAACGGCCGCGGGACGCATAGGAAGTGGAATCGGCTTCAATGCCAATCTGCTCCGCACGTCGGCGGCCCCGTGGTTCGGCAGCGGATTGGAGATTCGCAGGACGGGCGCGCAATCGCCGCTCGCCTGCACTCAGTATCACCACCGGATGGAAGATCGAGATCTCGTGCGGACTGCAACGCTCGATGAATTCCGCCGCGATCCGACGTTCGTCAAAGAGTCGACCAAATCGGACGTCGCCGGCCACGGCCAGCGCACCTTGCCCACGCTCTATGCTCCGCAGGAGCATTCTTATAACGGCTACAAATGGGGAATGGCCATCGATCTCAACGCTTGTATCGGCTGCAATGCGTGCGTCGTGGCGTGTCAGGCGGAGAACAATATCCCCGTCGTCGGCAAGGAGCAGGTCACGCGCGGCCGCGAGATGCACTGGATTCGGATCGACCGCTACTATCGCGGCAAGCCCGACAATCCAGAGTATTTCTTTCAGCCAGTCAATTGCATGCAGTGCGAGAATGCACCCTGCGAGTTGGTTTGCCCGGTCGAGGCGACGGTGCATAGCGACGAGGGACTGAACGACATGGTCTACAATCGCTGCGTCGGCACGCGCTATTGCTCGAACAACTGCCCGTACAAGGTTCGCCGCTTCAATTTCCTCCAATACAGTGATTTCACGACTCCCAGCTTGCAACTCTTGCACAATCCGGAGGTGACGGTGCGCAGCCGTGGCGTGATGGAGAAATGCACGTATTGCGTGCAGCGGATCACGCAAGGCCGGATCGCGGCCGAGAAGGAGGACCGCCGAGTGCGCGACGGCGAGGTGCTCACCGCCTGTCAAGCGGTCTGCCCAGCCCACGCGATTTCGTTCGGCGACCTGAACGATCAAAAGAGCGAGGTCGCCGCGTGGAAAGCCCGGCCGCTCGAATACCCATTGTTGGCAGAGTTGAACACCGTGCCGCGAACGACGTATTTGGCGGAACTGCGAAATCCCAATCCAGAAATCGAGAACGCGTAG
- the nrfD gene encoding NrfD/PsrC family molybdoenzyme membrane anchor subunit — MSDQTSRSAGAADRADPLRDYPVIQPGHTFASITNKISSIVLTRGTPRGWWIGFSAATVLVVVLFYSIVYLLAMGVGVWGINIPVAWGFAIVNFVWWIGIGHAGTLISAILLLLHQTWRTSINRFAEAMTLFAVTSAGLFPLLHLGRPWFFYWLIPYPNTMDLWPQFRSPLVWDVFAVGTYFTVSLMFWYVGLIPDLATIRDRATSRAGQIVYGFLAMGWRGSARHWKRYETAYLLLGGLATPLVVSVHTVVSFDFAVAIVPGWHSTIFPPYFVAGAIFSGFAMVLTIAIPLRAFYHLEDVVTLRHLENMGKILLVTGLMVGFGYGIETFMAWYGGNLFEYSHFVDRMFGAYAWVFWTVICCNVLSPQFLWFNFFRSKPWFLFMIALVINMGMWLERYMIVVGGLHRDFMPSAWGMYHPTVWDWATFIGSMGLFVWLMFLFIRFLPMISIAEMRTLLPPAQATKTLEERHEH, encoded by the coding sequence ATGTCTGACCAAACCTCACGATCCGCCGGAGCCGCCGATCGGGCCGATCCGCTCCGCGATTATCCCGTGATCCAGCCGGGGCACACGTTCGCTTCCATCACCAACAAGATCAGCTCGATCGTGCTCACTCGCGGCACGCCGCGCGGCTGGTGGATCGGGTTCAGCGCGGCGACGGTGCTCGTCGTCGTGCTCTTCTATTCGATCGTCTACTTGCTTGCGATGGGCGTCGGCGTCTGGGGAATCAATATCCCGGTGGCGTGGGGCTTCGCGATCGTCAATTTCGTGTGGTGGATCGGCATCGGACATGCCGGCACGCTCATCTCCGCTATTCTGCTCTTGCTGCATCAAACATGGCGCACCTCGATCAACCGCTTCGCCGAGGCGATGACGCTGTTCGCCGTGACGAGTGCCGGGCTGTTCCCGCTTTTGCACCTCGGGCGGCCCTGGTTCTTCTATTGGCTCATTCCCTATCCGAACACGATGGACCTCTGGCCGCAGTTCCGCAGCCCCCTGGTCTGGGATGTGTTCGCGGTCGGAACGTATTTCACCGTCTCGTTGATGTTCTGGTATGTCGGGTTAATTCCTGATCTGGCGACGATCCGCGATCGCGCGACGAGCCGCGCCGGGCAGATCGTCTACGGCTTCCTGGCGATGGGGTGGCGTGGTTCGGCGCGACACTGGAAGCGCTACGAGACGGCCTATCTGCTGCTCGGCGGATTGGCGACGCCTCTGGTCGTGTCCGTGCATACGGTGGTGAGCTTCGATTTTGCCGTGGCGATCGTTCCCGGCTGGCATTCGACGATCTTCCCGCCATATTTCGTCGCCGGGGCGATCTTCTCCGGCTTCGCGATGGTGCTGACGATCGCGATTCCATTGCGGGCGTTTTACCACTTGGAAGACGTCGTCACGCTTCGACACCTCGAGAACATGGGAAAGATTCTGCTCGTGACCGGCCTGATGGTCGGCTTCGGCTATGGGATCGAGACGTTCATGGCCTGGTACGGCGGAAATCTATTTGAGTATTCGCACTTCGTCGATCGGATGTTTGGCGCTTATGCGTGGGTGTTTTGGACCGTGATCTGCTGCAACGTGCTGTCGCCGCAATTCCTCTGGTTCAACTTTTTCCGCTCGAAGCCTTGGTTTCTATTCATGATCGCGCTGGTGATCAATATGGGGATGTGGCTGGAGCGGTACATGATCGTCGTCGGGGGTCTGCACCGCGACTTCATGCCGTCGGCTTGGGGCATGTATCATCCGACTGTTTGGGACTGGGCGACGTTCATCGGTTCGATGGGACTGTTCGTCTGGCTCATGTTCTTATTCATCCGCTTCCTGCCGATGATCTCGATCGCCGAGATGCGCACTCTGCTGCCGCCGGCGCAGGCGACAAAGACCTTGGAGGAACGACATGAACACTGA